One genomic segment of Salinigranum rubrum includes these proteins:
- a CDS encoding ABC transporter permease, translating to MILSYTKFGLYVYAIGGDRQAAERMGIDVAKVRLGTLVISGVFAGVAGLVTLGRLGSAVPTMGAGLLLPPIAAVILGGADLFGGSGNMIGTLVGVLILGVLQNGLNLLGVDPAGQLVAQGVVLMLAVLANVAGRD from the coding sequence TTGATCCTCTCGTACACGAAGTTCGGACTGTACGTGTACGCCATCGGCGGCGACCGGCAGGCAGCGGAGCGGATGGGCATCGACGTGGCGAAGGTCAGACTCGGCACACTGGTCATCTCGGGCGTCTTCGCCGGTGTGGCTGGGCTGGTGACGCTCGGCCGCCTCGGGAGCGCCGTTCCGACGATGGGTGCCGGGCTCCTGTTGCCTCCCATCGCGGCGGTCATTCTCGGCGGGGCCGACCTGTTCGGCGGGTCGGGGAACATGATCGGAACGCTCGTGGGCGTCCTCATCCTCGGCGTGTTGCAGAACGGGCTCAACCTCCTCGGTGTCGACCCGGCGGGACAACTCGTCGCGCAGGGCGTCGTTCTGATGCTGGCCGTCCTCGCGAACGTCGCCGGCCGGGACTGA
- a CDS encoding substrate-binding domain-containing protein codes for MSRDVHRRQFVRSSLVAGTALVAGCAGGGGDEGDGAATEGGDGGGTSTEGDGAMTESGDGTETASGDGTETSGGGSTPRVALSVPSLEFTFFARMENAFEQAKSEGLIASDSSFYDSGNSQSAQVSDVETAISNDVDFLMISAITAEGVINAIQQANDAGIPVVAIDRNVAQGETVTYVASDNVQLGRRSTELCLSFMQDNADADTYDVVQLEGTPGASVTNERGEGFQNAVSENDSLNRLASQTGEFSTQNALSVMEDFITQYGDEIDGVFCQNDLMALGAHQALQNADMSVPVTGIDGTQAWVELFSDNQYYGTIAQLPEEMVTTAIDRGKAHLAGEDVQDTIVIEGLEVTQDNASDYLSQYFG; via the coding sequence ATGTCACGAGACGTTCACAGACGACAGTTCGTACGGAGCAGTCTCGTCGCTGGTACAGCGCTCGTCGCCGGCTGTGCCGGCGGAGGGGGCGACGAGGGCGACGGCGCGGCGACCGAGGGCGGAGACGGTGGCGGGACATCGACCGAAGGTGACGGCGCGATGACCGAGAGCGGCGACGGCACGGAGACCGCCAGTGGGGATGGGACGGAGACGTCCGGAGGCGGCTCGACCCCTCGGGTGGCCCTTTCGGTACCGTCGCTCGAGTTCACGTTCTTCGCGCGGATGGAGAACGCGTTCGAGCAGGCCAAGAGCGAGGGTTTGATCGCGTCCGATTCCTCGTTCTACGACTCGGGGAACTCCCAATCGGCGCAAGTCTCCGACGTCGAGACGGCCATCTCGAACGACGTGGACTTCCTCATGATCTCGGCGATCACCGCGGAGGGCGTCATCAACGCCATCCAGCAGGCCAACGACGCGGGCATTCCGGTCGTCGCCATCGACCGAAACGTCGCGCAGGGGGAGACGGTCACCTACGTCGCCTCGGACAACGTCCAACTCGGCCGCCGGTCGACCGAACTCTGTCTCTCGTTCATGCAGGACAACGCGGACGCGGACACCTACGACGTCGTTCAACTGGAGGGGACTCCCGGTGCGAGCGTCACGAACGAACGGGGGGAAGGCTTCCAGAACGCCGTCAGCGAAAACGACAGCCTGAACCGACTCGCGAGTCAGACCGGCGAGTTCTCGACACAGAACGCCCTGAGCGTGATGGAGGACTTCATCACCCAGTACGGTGACGAGATCGACGGCGTGTTCTGCCAGAACGACCTGATGGCGCTCGGTGCCCACCAGGCGCTCCAGAACGCCGATATGTCGGTGCCCGTGACCGGTATCGACGGCACGCAGGCGTGGGTGGAACTGTTCTCCGACAACCAGTACTACGGCACCATCGCCCAACTCCCCGAGGAGATGGTCACGACCGCAATCGACCGCGGGAAGGCTCACCTCGCCGGCGAGGACGTCCAGGACACCATCGTCATCGAGGGGCTCGAGGTGACACAGGACAACGCCAGCGACTACCTCAGTCAGTACTTCGGCTGA
- a CDS encoding SDR family NAD(P)-dependent oxidoreductase: MGGLNPDFEGETVIVTGGASGIGREVATQFGDAGATVLVADMDEEPKDGDVPTHERIEEAGGTAAFVDCDVTDRAELNALVEAAHEFGGVDVMVNNAGVYIEGSILELDPEEFDQVHAVNARGVYFGTQVAANDMLERDDPGVVLNTASISSNQAQLDQVQYDSSKGAVRMITRGAALELAEHGIRVNAVAPGQIATEFVEGLAERQRRAAENDEHIKPVPLGRAGEPADLAGAYLYLASDAAGYVTGELLHVDGGWQVF, from the coding sequence ATGGGTGGACTGAACCCAGACTTCGAAGGCGAGACTGTCATCGTGACCGGCGGCGCGTCGGGCATCGGCCGGGAGGTCGCCACGCAGTTCGGCGACGCCGGCGCGACGGTGCTCGTCGCCGACATGGACGAGGAACCGAAAGACGGGGACGTCCCCACACACGAACGAATCGAGGAGGCGGGCGGCACGGCCGCGTTCGTCGACTGTGACGTGACCGACCGCGCGGAGCTGAACGCGCTCGTGGAGGCCGCTCACGAGTTCGGTGGCGTCGACGTGATGGTGAACAACGCCGGCGTGTACATCGAGGGGTCGATCCTCGAACTCGATCCCGAGGAGTTCGACCAGGTGCACGCGGTCAACGCCCGTGGCGTCTACTTCGGAACACAGGTGGCGGCGAACGACATGCTCGAACGGGACGACCCGGGCGTCGTACTCAACACTGCCTCGATCAGTTCGAACCAAGCGCAACTCGACCAGGTGCAGTACGACTCCTCGAAGGGAGCGGTACGGATGATAACCCGCGGGGCAGCGCTGGAGTTGGCCGAGCACGGCATCCGCGTCAACGCCGTCGCGCCCGGGCAGATTGCGACGGAGTTCGTCGAAGGGCTCGCCGAGCGACAGCGTCGAGCGGCCGAGAACGACGAGCACATCAAGCCCGTCCCGCTCGGACGAGCGGGCGAACCGGCGGACCTCGCGGGGGCGTATCTCTATCTCGCGAGCGACGCCGCCGGGTACGTGACCGGCGAACTCCTCCACGTCGACGGCGGGTGGCAGGTGTTCTGA
- the pdxA gene encoding 4-hydroxythreonine-4-phosphate dehydrogenase PdxA: MTSGKPLVAVTMGDPAGIGAEVAVKAYRDAVAFARIVVVGDADVVRRAVETCGVSLDVRVVADGDLDGVDDDPDTLAVVDCDNVADLAYGDLRAEYGAASLEYVERAIDLAVAGDVDAIATAPINKQATRLAGSDHAGHTGLLAERTGVENYSMMLIEEDLRVTHVSTHVPLREACDLVTTDRVLDTISVTDEALVELGVDEPRIAVAGLNPHAGDGGLLGEEDDAEIAPAVERARAEGIDAVGPMSPDTVYGSAARGEFDCVVSMYHDQGHIPLKMLGFDASGGVSGVNMTIGLPIVRTSVDHGTAFDIAGEGVASETSMVDAVRVAASVARDRQAAADGVSTTD; this comes from the coding sequence ATGACCTCAGGTAAGCCGCTCGTCGCCGTCACCATGGGCGATCCGGCGGGTATCGGCGCGGAAGTGGCGGTGAAGGCGTACCGCGACGCCGTCGCGTTCGCTCGGATCGTCGTCGTCGGCGACGCCGACGTGGTTCGCCGCGCGGTCGAGACCTGCGGCGTCTCGCTCGATGTGAGGGTCGTCGCGGACGGCGACCTCGACGGGGTCGACGACGACCCGGACACGCTCGCGGTGGTCGACTGCGACAACGTCGCGGACCTCGCGTACGGCGACCTGCGCGCCGAGTACGGCGCGGCCAGCCTCGAATACGTCGAGCGGGCCATCGACCTCGCCGTCGCGGGCGACGTCGACGCCATCGCCACCGCGCCCATCAACAAGCAGGCGACGCGGCTCGCCGGGAGCGACCACGCCGGCCACACCGGCCTGCTCGCCGAGCGCACGGGGGTCGAGAACTACTCGATGATGCTCATCGAGGAGGACCTCCGCGTGACCCACGTGAGCACCCACGTCCCCCTGCGGGAGGCGTGCGACCTCGTGACGACCGACCGGGTGCTCGACACCATTTCCGTGACCGACGAGGCGCTCGTCGAACTCGGCGTCGACGAGCCCCGGATCGCCGTCGCGGGGTTGAACCCCCACGCCGGCGACGGCGGCCTGCTGGGCGAGGAGGACGACGCCGAGATCGCCCCGGCGGTCGAGCGCGCCCGCGCGGAGGGCATCGACGCGGTCGGTCCGATGTCGCCCGACACGGTGTACGGCTCCGCCGCGCGCGGCGAGTTCGACTGCGTCGTCTCCATGTACCACGACCAGGGACACATCCCGCTGAAGATGCTCGGGTTCGACGCGAGCGGGGGCGTCAGCGGCGTCAACATGACCATCGGCCTGCCCATCGTTCGAACGAGCGTCGACCACGGGACGGCGTTCGACATCGCCGGCGAGGGTGTCGCCAGCGAGACGAGCATGGTCGACGCGGTGAGAGTCGCGGCGAGCGTCGCTCGCGACCGACAGGCCGCCGCAGACGGTGTCTCGACCACCGACTGA
- a CDS encoding four-carbon acid sugar kinase family protein: protein MTLTGLVVADDLTGASDTGHEFAARGCRTLVSTGGEHEADTDVLVVDTDSRYEPPEVAATAVRDAIAGGEHAFVYKKVDSTLRGNLVSEVDAALDATGAALALVAPASPRNGRTTAEGYHLVDGRLVTDTDAGADPDKPVETAHLPTRFADSAYRVSRLGTECVAAGSDAVESSLTRTAGDEEGPTVVVADATHERHLAALAEGAARTACDVLYVGSAGLARYVETPAPTDGGPEPVDERDRSVLCVVGSTSPTTREQLRALPEGALVPLDLATAVSDPDAASSAAATACADRLASPGLAVLTSAPDADAADRAIRAGRDRGLDGATVRSRVGRALGGAVERLWTDDPPESLFVTGGAVASDVLSRLGATGVALSGEAVEEGIPLGRVAGGVADGVPVVTKAGAFGGPGAIRKCAVRLGGRDDLR from the coding sequence ATGACTCTGACGGGACTCGTCGTTGCGGACGACCTGACCGGGGCGTCGGACACGGGCCACGAGTTCGCCGCGCGCGGCTGTCGCACGCTCGTCTCGACGGGGGGCGAACACGAGGCGGACACGGACGTCCTCGTCGTCGACACCGATTCCAGGTACGAACCGCCGGAGGTGGCAGCGACCGCCGTCCGGGACGCCATCGCCGGGGGCGAGCACGCGTTCGTCTACAAGAAGGTCGACTCGACGCTCAGGGGGAACCTCGTGAGCGAAGTCGACGCCGCGCTCGACGCGACCGGTGCGGCCCTCGCGCTGGTCGCCCCCGCGTCGCCGCGGAACGGTCGGACGACCGCCGAGGGCTACCACCTCGTCGACGGCAGGCTCGTGACGGACACCGACGCCGGTGCCGACCCGGACAAGCCGGTCGAGACGGCACACCTCCCCACGCGGTTCGCCGACTCCGCGTACCGGGTGAGTCGACTCGGCACAGAGTGCGTCGCCGCCGGGAGCGACGCCGTCGAGTCCTCGCTCACGCGAACAGCGGGAGACGAGGAGGGGCCGACGGTCGTCGTCGCGGACGCCACGCACGAGCGACACCTCGCCGCCCTCGCCGAGGGGGCGGCACGGACCGCGTGCGACGTGCTGTACGTCGGGAGCGCCGGCCTCGCGCGGTACGTCGAGACGCCCGCCCCGACCGACGGCGGACCCGAACCAGTGGACGAGCGCGACCGGAGCGTCCTCTGCGTCGTCGGGAGCACGAGTCCGACGACGCGCGAGCAACTGCGCGCACTCCCCGAGGGCGCGCTCGTCCCGCTCGACCTCGCGACGGCCGTCTCCGACCCCGACGCGGCGAGTTCGGCCGCGGCGACCGCCTGCGCCGACAGACTCGCGTCGCCGGGACTCGCGGTCCTCACCTCGGCACCGGACGCCGACGCGGCCGACCGCGCGATTCGGGCGGGGCGCGACCGCGGCCTCGACGGGGCGACGGTTCGCTCGCGGGTCGGGAGGGCGCTCGGCGGGGCCGTCGAGCGACTGTGGACCGACGATCCGCCCGAATCGCTGTTCGTCACCGGCGGGGCCGTCGCGTCGGACGTCCTCTCCCGCCTCGGCGCGACGGGCGTGGCACTCTCCGGGGAGGCCGTCGAGGAGGGTATCCCGCTGGGGCGCGTCGCCGGCGGCGTCGCCGACGGCGTCCCGGTCGTCACCAAGGCCGGCGCGTTCGGCGGCCCGGGGGCAATACGTAAGTGCGCCGTCCGTCTTGGGGGACGTGATGACCTCAGGTAA
- a CDS encoding UxaA family hydrolase: MGHTFRGYRRSDGRVGVRNHVAVIPTSVAASAVASAVAREAGAWARATPHQLGTSQPEPAQRQTERVLAGIGRNPNVGAALLVELGTEDIEIEDLADRIAGSGTPTETLCIREAGGTESALAEGADRLSRLNDEAERARREEADVSELVFGVECGGSDATSGIAANPAVGSACDRLVEAGGTACFSETPEFIGAEHILAERCVDDETRARLLERVDAREGMAELMGVDLRGAQPTPGNQEGGLTTIEEKSLGAISKGGTSPVRGIVDYAEDLPVGGGLVLMDTPGYDVESVVGKVAGGAQVVAFTTGRGSTTGNPIAPVIKVTGNPKTWSRMSNNMDVNAGTVFDGESIDAVGGRVFETLVDVADGRRTEAERRRLEEFAINEIQPEELSEREGASA, encoded by the coding sequence ATGGGACACACGTTCAGGGGATACCGACGATCAGACGGTCGTGTCGGTGTCCGGAACCACGTCGCGGTGATTCCGACGTCGGTCGCCGCGTCGGCGGTGGCGTCGGCGGTCGCCCGCGAGGCTGGCGCGTGGGCGCGCGCGACCCCACACCAGCTCGGGACGAGCCAGCCGGAGCCGGCACAGCGACAGACCGAGCGCGTGCTCGCCGGCATCGGCCGCAACCCGAACGTCGGCGCGGCGCTGCTCGTCGAACTCGGGACCGAGGACATCGAAATCGAGGACCTGGCGGACCGCATCGCCGGAAGCGGGACACCGACCGAGACGCTCTGCATCCGCGAGGCCGGCGGGACGGAGAGCGCGCTCGCGGAGGGAGCGGACCGCCTCTCGCGGCTCAACGACGAGGCCGAGCGGGCCCGACGCGAGGAGGCGGACGTCTCCGAACTCGTCTTCGGCGTCGAGTGCGGCGGCAGCGACGCGACGAGCGGCATCGCGGCGAACCCCGCGGTCGGCTCCGCCTGCGACCGCCTCGTCGAGGCCGGCGGCACCGCCTGCTTCAGCGAGACGCCGGAGTTCATCGGCGCCGAGCACATCCTCGCCGAGCGCTGCGTCGACGACGAGACGCGCGCTCGGCTCCTCGAACGCGTCGACGCGCGGGAGGGGATGGCCGAACTGATGGGGGTCGACCTCCGCGGCGCGCAGCCGACGCCGGGTAACCAGGAGGGCGGACTGACGACCATCGAGGAGAAGAGCCTCGGCGCCATCTCGAAGGGCGGCACGTCGCCCGTCCGCGGCATCGTCGACTACGCGGAGGACCTGCCGGTCGGCGGCGGCCTCGTCCTCATGGACACCCCCGGGTACGACGTCGAGAGCGTCGTCGGCAAAGTCGCCGGCGGCGCGCAGGTCGTCGCGTTCACCACCGGTCGCGGGAGCACGACCGGCAACCCCATCGCGCCGGTGATCAAGGTGACGGGGAACCCGAAGACCTGGTCGCGGATGTCGAACAACATGGACGTCAACGCCGGGACGGTGTTCGACGGCGAGTCCATCGACGCCGTCGGCGGGCGGGTGTTCGAGACGCTCGTCGACGTGGCCGACGGCCGACGGACCGAGGCCGAACGCCGTCGGCTGGAGGAGTTCGCTATCAACGAGATTCAGCCGGAGGAACTCAGCGAGCGCGAGGGGGCCAGCGCATGA
- a CDS encoding UxaA family hydrolase produces the protein MKGRVLDDRVLLMSDDDTVGTAVDDLTADTELDYDGERVVLSEDVPFGHKVALAAHEPGDAVRKYGEVIGTATARIDTGEWVHTHNCESTRGRGDRAAKRGETA, from the coding sequence ATGAAGGGTCGCGTCCTCGACGACAGGGTGTTGCTCATGAGCGACGACGACACCGTCGGGACGGCCGTCGACGACCTCACCGCCGACACCGAACTCGACTACGACGGCGAACGGGTCGTTCTCAGTGAGGACGTCCCGTTCGGGCACAAGGTCGCCCTGGCGGCACACGAACCGGGAGACGCCGTCCGGAAGTACGGGGAGGTCATCGGCACGGCGACGGCGCGTATCGACACGGGCGAGTGGGTCCACACGCACAACTGCGAGAGCACGCGCGGCCGGGGTGACCGGGCCGCGAAACGGGGTGAGACGGCGTGA
- a CDS encoding UxaA family hydrolase — MSAPTVTRRTFQGVSRDDGGVGVRDHVLVLPSVICSHFVAERIAERVDGAVATPHDHGCAQLGADNEQTRRTFLSLAQNPNVAGVVVVGLGCEEVQSADVATALTDLGVTVRELSIQGVGGTDECVEAGVEAARELVASRRTERTPADLSEVTLGVVSSDLDASTVERADPLVSEAARAVVAAGGRVVVAGCERLTAHPEAARDATADAARPALEDLLDRHEGHPDRATRVGRFARNHSFEVATGAWGDRTVSEVLCYGERSTLAEGLAVVDAPSRFAEATTALAAAGANVVVHVTGDGIIAGHPLVPVVKVTGDPGTAAALPNDIDVDATASEVNDLLETLLDVADGEPTRAEAHGLTEFAITRIGPSM, encoded by the coding sequence GTGAGCGCGCCGACCGTCACGCGGCGCACCTTCCAGGGCGTCTCCCGGGACGACGGCGGCGTCGGGGTTCGCGACCACGTCCTCGTCTTACCGTCGGTCATCTGCTCGCACTTCGTCGCCGAGCGCATCGCCGAGCGCGTCGACGGTGCGGTCGCGACGCCGCACGACCACGGCTGCGCACAGCTCGGCGCGGACAACGAACAGACCCGGCGGACGTTCCTCTCGCTCGCGCAGAACCCGAACGTCGCCGGAGTGGTCGTCGTCGGCCTCGGCTGCGAGGAGGTCCAGAGCGCCGACGTCGCCACCGCCCTCACCGACCTCGGCGTCACGGTGCGCGAGCTGTCGATACAGGGCGTCGGCGGGACCGACGAGTGCGTCGAGGCGGGCGTCGAGGCGGCGCGCGAACTCGTGGCGTCACGACGCACTGAGCGCACGCCCGCCGACCTGAGCGAGGTGACGCTCGGCGTCGTCTCCAGCGACCTCGACGCCTCGACCGTCGAACGGGCGGATCCGCTCGTCAGCGAGGCGGCCCGTGCCGTGGTCGCCGCCGGCGGTCGCGTCGTCGTCGCCGGCTGTGAGCGACTCACCGCCCACCCCGAGGCGGCGCGCGACGCCACGGCCGACGCCGCACGCCCGGCGCTCGAAGACCTCCTCGACAGACACGAGGGACACCCGGACCGCGCGACGCGGGTCGGCCGGTTCGCGCGGAACCACTCGTTCGAGGTGGCGACCGGGGCGTGGGGCGACCGCACCGTCTCGGAGGTGTTGTGCTACGGCGAGCGCAGCACGCTCGCGGAGGGGCTGGCGGTCGTCGACGCCCCGTCGCGATTCGCCGAGGCGACGACCGCGCTCGCCGCCGCCGGCGCGAACGTCGTCGTCCACGTCACCGGCGACGGCATCATCGCCGGCCACCCGCTCGTCCCCGTCGTCAAGGTGACCGGCGACCCCGGGACCGCCGCCGCGCTCCCGAACGACATCGACGTCGACGCGACGGCGTCGGAGGTGAACGACCTGCTCGAAACGCTCCTCGACGTCGCGGACGGCGAACCCACCCGAGCGGAGGCCCACGGGCTGACGGAGTTCGCCATCACGCGCATCGGCCCGTCGATGTAG
- a CDS encoding IclR family transcriptional regulator: MATNAGNTIGALGTSLQILETLKERGGAGVTELSNTLGLPKSTVYSHLRTLREHEYVIKEGDRYCLSLRFLDFGEHTRDRMRIYEVARPEVDSLAEDTGELANLLVEENGQGVYLYRAKGAQAVSLDTHAGMRVGLHCTSLGKAVMAHLPAERVDEIVDRWGLPARTAETITSREELDEELARIRERGYAHDNGERLSGLRCIAAPITDADGHAIGAISVAGPTSRMKGERFESEIPERVMSAANVTELNLTYS, encoded by the coding sequence ATGGCAACGAACGCGGGGAACACGATCGGGGCGCTGGGGACGTCGTTACAGATACTCGAGACGCTGAAAGAGCGGGGGGGTGCCGGGGTGACGGAGCTCTCGAACACGCTCGGCCTGCCGAAGAGCACGGTGTACAGTCACCTCCGAACGCTGCGCGAACACGAGTACGTCATCAAAGAGGGCGACCGCTACTGTCTCTCGCTTCGCTTTCTCGACTTCGGCGAGCACACGCGCGACCGGATGCGCATCTACGAGGTCGCCCGGCCCGAGGTGGACTCGCTCGCCGAGGACACGGGCGAACTGGCGAACCTCCTCGTCGAGGAGAACGGGCAGGGCGTCTATCTCTACCGCGCGAAGGGGGCACAGGCGGTGAGCCTCGACACCCACGCCGGGATGCGGGTCGGCCTCCACTGCACCTCGCTCGGGAAGGCAGTTATGGCGCACCTCCCCGCCGAGCGCGTCGACGAGATAGTCGACCGGTGGGGCCTGCCCGCCCGGACGGCCGAGACCATCACGTCCCGGGAGGAACTCGACGAGGAACTCGCGCGTATCAGAGAGCGCGGCTACGCCCACGACAACGGCGAACGGCTCTCGGGGCTCCGCTGCATCGCCGCGCCCATCACCGACGCCGACGGACACGCCATCGGGGCCATCAGCGTCGCGGGGCCGACCAGCCGAATGAAGGGCGAGCGGTTCGAGTCGGAGATTCCAGAGCGCGTGATGAGCGCCGCGAACGTCACGGAACTCAACCTCACGTACTCGTAA
- a CDS encoding C-terminal binding protein, translating to MKVVVTDYDFPDLALERELAAEAGVELAAAQARTPAEVVEAAEGADALLVQYAQVDRSVFEALDLTAVGRYGIGVDSVDLDAATEHGVRVLNVPAYCLDEVSTHAFALLLACVRKVARYDREIRDGRWDWTVAKPIHRFGGGTLGLAGFGKIPRELGRRASAFDLDVIAYDPYVDADEMADHGVTKVDFDALLDRSDFVSVHVPLTDETRHLFDARAFERMNDDAIIVNTSRGATVDVRALHDALRDEELAGAGIDVMPEEPPEYTALFDRDEVVCTPHVAWYSEESYEELRRTVTRDVLGVLRGDDPEHLVNTAVDG from the coding sequence ATGAAAGTCGTCGTCACCGACTACGACTTCCCGGACCTGGCGCTCGAACGGGAACTGGCCGCCGAGGCGGGCGTCGAACTCGCGGCCGCGCAGGCGCGGACGCCGGCGGAAGTCGTCGAGGCGGCCGAGGGGGCCGACGCGCTCCTCGTGCAGTACGCACAGGTCGACAGGTCGGTGTTCGAGGCGCTGGACCTCACGGCGGTCGGCCGGTACGGCATCGGCGTCGACAGCGTCGACCTCGACGCGGCCACGGAGCACGGCGTCCGCGTGCTCAACGTCCCGGCGTACTGTCTCGACGAGGTGTCGACGCACGCGTTCGCGCTGCTTCTCGCCTGCGTCCGGAAGGTCGCGCGCTACGACCGTGAGATTCGCGACGGACGCTGGGACTGGACCGTCGCGAAGCCCATCCACCGCTTCGGCGGGGGGACGCTGGGCCTCGCGGGGTTCGGGAAGATACCGCGCGAACTCGGTCGACGCGCCAGCGCGTTCGACCTCGACGTGATCGCCTACGACCCCTACGTCGACGCCGACGAGATGGCCGACCACGGCGTCACGAAGGTCGACTTCGACGCGTTGCTCGACCGCTCGGACTTCGTCTCCGTCCACGTCCCACTCACGGACGAGACGCGCCACCTGTTCGACGCGCGGGCGTTCGAGCGAATGAACGACGATGCGATCATCGTGAACACCTCCCGGGGCGCGACCGTCGACGTCCGGGCGCTCCACGACGCGCTTCGAGATGAGGAACTCGCCGGGGCGGGTATCGACGTGATGCCCGAGGAACCGCCGGAGTACACCGCGCTGTTCGACCGCGACGAGGTGGTCTGTACCCCACACGTCGCGTGGTACTCCGAGGAGTCGTACGAGGAACTCCGACGGACGGTGACCCGGGACGTCCTCGGCGTCCTCCGCGGCGACGACCCCGAACACCTGGTGAACACCGCGGTCGACGGGTAG
- a CDS encoding fumarylacetoacetate hydrolase family protein: MHHARFRDPAGSVRTGQWNDGSVEFGGETFDADAVDLLAPCEPSKIVCVGLNYEKHAEESGMEIPDRPLLFLKGPNAVAAPGSTVTLPAGKERVDYEAELGVVVGDQCRNVSRDHAMDVVSGFTCVNDVSNRDDQEVEQNWIRGKAFDNSAPLGPVVSTPDEVPDDARISLRVNGEVKQDSSRADFIFSVPELIEEITTYMTLEPGDVILTGTPEGVGPLSDGDHVAVDIEGIPTLEHGVRTVD; encoded by the coding sequence ATGCATCACGCGCGTTTTCGTGACCCCGCGGGCAGCGTCCGGACCGGCCAGTGGAACGACGGCAGCGTCGAGTTCGGCGGCGAGACGTTCGACGCCGACGCCGTCGACCTCCTCGCGCCGTGTGAGCCGAGCAAAATCGTCTGTGTCGGACTGAACTACGAGAAACACGCCGAGGAGTCGGGGATGGAGATTCCCGACCGACCCCTCCTGTTCCTGAAGGGACCGAACGCCGTCGCCGCGCCGGGCAGTACGGTGACGCTTCCGGCGGGCAAAGAACGGGTCGACTACGAGGCCGAACTGGGCGTCGTCGTCGGGGACCAGTGTCGGAACGTCTCTCGGGACCACGCCATGGACGTCGTCTCGGGCTTCACCTGCGTCAACGACGTCTCGAACCGCGACGACCAGGAGGTCGAACAGAACTGGATCCGCGGGAAGGCGTTCGACAACAGCGCGCCGCTCGGTCCCGTCGTCTCCACGCCCGACGAAGTCCCGGACGACGCACGGATCAGCCTCCGCGTCAACGGCGAGGTGAAACAGGACTCCTCGCGGGCCGACTTCATCTTCAGCGTCCCCGAACTGATCGAGGAGATCACGACGTACATGACGCTCGAACCGGGCGACGTCATCCTGACCGGAACCCCAGAGGGGGTCGGCCCGCTCTCGGACGGGGACCACGTCGCCGTCGACATCGAGGGGATTCCGACGCTCGAACACGGGGTCCGGACCGTCGACTGA
- a CDS encoding fumarylacetoacetate hydrolase family protein, with product MRYYLLSGTERSASSLVARDGDDVYDLSSANESVRTFTDLARTAHITDRGVDDVASGLLADADRLSPETFEGRVALPVTPDEVWAAGVTYEISEQAREAESGMPDVYLDVYEGERPEIFFKATPSRTVGPGEAVGVRGDSEWDVPEPELGVVLYRGDPVGYTIGNDVSSRSIEGKNPLYLPQAKVYDRCCALGPCVASPETVGDPHALELSMQITRDGDVLYDESTNTAEMVKTVDELTSYLTRHNAVPELSVLLTGTALVPGEEFTLEAGDEVHIELDEVGSLENGVVEV from the coding sequence ATGCGATACTACCTGCTCTCGGGAACGGAGCGCTCGGCCTCCTCGCTCGTCGCGCGCGACGGGGACGACGTGTACGACCTCTCCAGCGCGAACGAGAGCGTCCGGACGTTCACCGACCTCGCCCGGACGGCCCACATCACCGACCGGGGCGTCGACGACGTCGCGTCGGGACTGCTCGCCGACGCCGACCGTCTCTCGCCCGAAACGTTCGAAGGACGAGTGGCGTTGCCGGTCACCCCGGACGAGGTGTGGGCCGCCGGCGTCACCTACGAGATCAGCGAGCAGGCGCGGGAGGCCGAGAGCGGGATGCCCGACGTCTACCTCGACGTGTACGAGGGCGAACGGCCGGAGATATTCTTCAAAGCAACCCCTTCCCGAACGGTCGGTCCCGGCGAAGCCGTCGGCGTCCGGGGCGACTCGGAGTGGGACGTGCCCGAACCGGAACTCGGCGTCGTCCTCTACCGCGGGGACCCCGTCGGCTACACCATCGGTAACGACGTCAGCAGTCGCTCAATCGAGGGGAAGAACCCGCTGTACCTCCCGCAGGCGAAGGTGTACGACCGCTGCTGTGCGCTCGGTCCCTGCGTCGCCTCCCCCGAGACCGTCGGCGACCCACACGCGCTCGAACTGTCGATGCAAATCACGCGCGACGGCGACGTCCTCTACGACGAGTCGACGAACACCGCCGAAATGGTGAAAACCGTCGACGAACTCACCTCGTATCTGACGCGACACAACGCGGTTCCGGAGCTTTCGGTCCTCCTGACCGGCACCGCGCTCGTCCCCGGCGAGGAGTTCACGCTCGAAGCCGGCGACGAAGTCCACATCGAACTCGACGAGGTCGGGTCGCTCGAAAACGGCGTCGTCGAGGTCTGA